One Chlorobaculum limnaeum genomic window carries:
- a CDS encoding YeiH family protein has product MGNKKHGHDEVIDKSLKHVDTEIPTEEQIHEAEKYGFHSQVQAARVRFDKYFPGVLAAITVAAAATFLSDHYGAPTMLFALLIGMAFRFLSEDEGRALVGIQFASTTVLRIGVALLGMRITLGQIQSLGIKPIAMVFFSVLLTILFGLALSKIMGRGKRFGVLTGGSVGICGASAALAISAILPQHEYSERNTIFTVISVTALSTIAMIAYPVVAHWFGLDHQAAGIFLGGTIHDVAQVVGAGYSVSEQTGDTATVIKLLRVAMLVPTVFILSLIFHTRNQKEGNVPKRFLLPPFIIFFVVFVGINSLGIVPKPATQFINDTSRWCLVTAIGALGMKTSLKSLFEVGWKPVSIMIAETVFLAALVLGSVIWMS; this is encoded by the coding sequence ATGGGGAACAAGAAGCACGGCCATGACGAGGTCATCGATAAATCGTTGAAACATGTCGATACGGAAATTCCAACGGAAGAGCAGATTCACGAGGCCGAGAAGTACGGATTCCACAGTCAGGTTCAGGCGGCCAGGGTCAGATTCGACAAATATTTCCCCGGTGTTCTTGCCGCGATAACCGTAGCGGCGGCGGCTACATTCCTCTCCGACCATTACGGTGCGCCAACCATGCTTTTCGCGCTTCTGATCGGCATGGCTTTTCGCTTCCTCTCCGAAGATGAAGGCCGGGCGCTGGTGGGAATCCAGTTTGCATCCACCACCGTGCTCAGGATCGGCGTCGCGCTGCTCGGCATGCGCATCACCCTCGGCCAGATTCAGTCGCTGGGCATCAAGCCGATCGCGATGGTCTTTTTCTCGGTGCTGCTTACGATTCTGTTCGGCCTGGCCCTCTCCAAAATAATGGGGCGCGGCAAGCGGTTTGGCGTTCTGACCGGCGGCAGCGTCGGCATCTGCGGCGCTTCGGCGGCGCTGGCCATTTCGGCCATCCTGCCGCAGCACGAGTACAGCGAGCGCAACACCATCTTCACGGTCATCAGCGTCACCGCGCTGAGCACCATCGCGATGATCGCCTATCCGGTCGTTGCCCACTGGTTCGGCCTCGACCACCAGGCGGCTGGCATTTTCCTCGGCGGTACGATTCATGACGTTGCGCAGGTGGTTGGCGCGGGTTACTCGGTTTCGGAGCAGACCGGCGACACGGCGACGGTCATCAAGCTGCTCCGGGTCGCGATGCTGGTGCCTACCGTCTTCATTCTGTCACTGATTTTTCACACAAGAAACCAGAAAGAGGGCAACGTGCCGAAACGCTTCCTTCTGCCGCCGTTCATCATTTTCTTCGTCGTCTTTGTCGGCATCAACAGTCTGGGGATTGTCCCGAAACCGGCCACGCAGTTCATCAACGACACCTCCCGCTGGTGCCTGGTGACGGCTATTGGCGCGCTCGGTATGAAAACCTCGCTGAAATCGCTTTTCGAGGTTGGCTGGAAGCCGGTATCGATCATGATCGCCGAGACGGTTTTTCTCGCCGCGCTCGTGCTTGGCTCGGTGATCTGGATGTCATGA
- a CDS encoding TusE/DsrC/DsvC family sulfur relay protein has product MSIEVNGMSVETDENGYLVNLDDWTEDVAVKIAEGEDITMEEGHWDLVKFLRNYYKEYQIAPAVKVLTKAVASEKGMDKKEASEFLYAMFPKGPALQACKIAGLPKPTGCV; this is encoded by the coding sequence ATGTCAATTGAAGTCAATGGCATGAGCGTCGAGACGGACGAGAACGGTTATTTGGTGAATCTGGATGACTGGACCGAGGATGTGGCAGTGAAGATCGCTGAGGGCGAGGATATCACGATGGAGGAGGGTCACTGGGATCTGGTGAAGTTTCTCCGTAACTACTACAAGGAGTACCAGATCGCACCCGCCGTGAAGGTGCTGACCAAGGCGGTCGCCAGCGAGAAGGGGATGGACAAGAAAGAGGCGTCGGAGTTTCTGTACGCGATGTTCCCGAAAGGCCCGGCGTTACAGGCCTGCAAGATTGCCGGACTTCCCAAGCCGACCGGCTGCGTCTGA
- the trxA gene encoding thioredoxin encodes MSGKYFEATDKNFQAEILGSDKVALVDFWASWCGPCMMLGPVIEELAGDYEGKAIIAKLNVDENPNTAGQYGIRSIPTMLIIKGGKVVDQMVGALPKNMISKKLDEHIG; translated from the coding sequence ATGAGCGGAAAATATTTCGAGGCGACCGACAAGAATTTTCAGGCAGAAATTCTCGGATCGGACAAAGTTGCGCTGGTCGATTTCTGGGCTTCCTGGTGTGGCCCGTGCATGATGCTCGGCCCGGTCATCGAGGAGCTTGCCGGCGATTACGAAGGCAAGGCTATCATCGCCAAACTCAACGTCGATGAGAACCCGAATACCGCCGGACAGTACGGTATCCGCAGCATTCCCACCATGCTGATCATCAAGGGCGGCAAGGTTGTCGATCAGATGGTTGGCGCTCTGCCCAAGAACATGATCTCGAAGAAGCTCGACGAGCATATCGGTTGA
- a CDS encoding DUF86 domain-containing protein — MSINREFIDYLEDILDAMVKIEKFIADQSFYDFAQDDKSQFAVIRAFEIIGEASKKIPEHVKEKYRNVPWRVMAGMRDKLVHEYFGVDIEVVWKTATEDIKDLKPIIHGIIKNYQ; from the coding sequence ATGAGCATTAATCGCGAATTTATCGATTATCTTGAGGATATACTCGATGCTATGGTCAAAATTGAGAAATTTATTGCGGATCAGAGTTTTTATGATTTTGCACAGGACGACAAATCACAATTTGCCGTAATCAGGGCATTTGAGATCATTGGCGAGGCGAGCAAAAAAATCCCTGAGCATGTCAAAGAAAAATATAGAAACGTTCCGTGGCGGGTTATGGCCGGTATGCGTGATAAACTTGTTCATGAATATTTTGGGGTTGATATCGAGGTGGTTTGGAAAACAGCAACTGAAGATATCAAAGATTTAAAGCCGATTATTCATGGGATTATCAAAAATTATCAATAA
- the dsrB gene encoding dissimilatory-type sulfite reductase subunit beta — protein sequence MSSQERTWKTIESGPHTYEEALHPVVRKNYGKWKYHEIPKPGVLKHVAESGDAIWTVRAGTPRQDTVDKVRLLCDIADKYSDGFLRFTVRNNVEFLTPNGENVEPMIAELESLGFPVGGTGMCVSAVSHTQGWLHCDIPATDASGVVKSMMDTVYNEFKDMQMPNKVRLSTSCCSINCGGQADIAVVVKHTRPPRINHDHLVKTCELPKAVARCPVAAIRPTVVDGKKSLMVDEAKCICCGACFGACPAMEINHPEHSKFAVWVGGKNSNARSKPSTMSLVAHNLPNNPPRWPEVTEVIGRILTAYKAGGRPWERIGEWINRIGWKRFFEETGLEFDDNMIDSYRHARTTFNQSAHIRF from the coding sequence ATGAGCAGTCAGGAAAGAACCTGGAAGACCATAGAGTCCGGTCCCCACACCTACGAAGAGGCGCTGCATCCGGTGGTCAGGAAAAACTACGGCAAGTGGAAATATCACGAAATCCCGAAACCGGGCGTCTTGAAGCACGTGGCCGAGAGCGGTGACGCCATCTGGACGGTTCGCGCGGGCACGCCGCGCCAGGACACCGTCGACAAGGTGCGCCTGCTCTGCGACATCGCCGACAAGTACAGCGACGGCTTCCTGCGCTTCACGGTGCGCAACAACGTCGAGTTCCTCACGCCCAACGGCGAGAACGTCGAGCCGATGATCGCCGAACTCGAATCACTCGGCTTCCCGGTCGGCGGCACCGGCATGTGTGTCTCGGCCGTTTCGCACACCCAGGGCTGGCTGCACTGCGACATCCCGGCCACCGACGCCTCGGGCGTGGTGAAGTCGATGATGGACACCGTGTACAACGAGTTCAAGGACATGCAGATGCCCAACAAGGTGCGTCTTTCGACCTCCTGCTGCTCGATCAACTGCGGCGGCCAGGCCGACATCGCGGTGGTCGTCAAGCACACCCGCCCCCCGCGCATCAACCACGACCACCTCGTCAAGACCTGCGAGCTGCCCAAAGCGGTCGCCCGCTGCCCGGTCGCCGCGATCCGCCCGACCGTGGTCGATGGCAAAAAGAGCCTCATGGTTGACGAAGCCAAGTGCATCTGCTGCGGCGCGTGTTTTGGCGCCTGCCCGGCGATGGAGATCAACCACCCCGAACACTCCAAGTTCGCCGTCTGGGTCGGCGGCAAGAACAGTAACGCCCGCTCGAAGCCCTCGACGATGAGCCTTGTCGCCCACAACCTGCCCAACAACCCGCCGCGCTGGCCGGAAGTGACCGAAGTGATCGGCCGCATCCTGACCGCCTACAAGGCCGGAGGCCGCCCGTGGGAGCGCATCGGCGAGTGGATCAACCGCATCGGCTGGAAGCGTTTCTTCGAGGAGACCGGCCTCGAGTTCGACGACAACATGATCGACAGCTACCGTCACGCCCGAACCACCTTCAACCAGTCGGCGCACATCCGTTTTTAA
- a CDS encoding nucleotidyltransferase family protein, protein MAKLKEEYQINRLGMFGSYVRNEQTSGSDLDLLVTFTSTPSLFKFIALENYLSDLLGVKVDLVMESALKPRIGKYIRKELVIL, encoded by the coding sequence ATGGCCAAGCTCAAGGAAGAGTATCAGATAAACCGGCTTGGCATGTTTGGTTCTTATGTGCGCAATGAGCAGACTTCGGGAAGTGATCTGGATCTGTTGGTGACGTTTACATCAACGCCGTCGCTTTTCAAGTTTATTGCATTGGAGAATTATTTATCAGATTTACTTGGCGTCAAGGTTGATCTGGTAATGGAGTCAGCTCTTAAACCTCGAATAGGGAAATATATTCGGAAGGAACTGGTGATTTTATGA
- a CDS encoding NAD(P)-binding protein: MNAESNPILDFATEYVFPAFSELTGTDKIVAFGDHSHKCPVYVPQTPPCTAECPAGEDIRGINRFLNGTDPSDDALKSAWETAVETNPFPAIMGRICPHPCQSKCNRGVHDESVAINAVEQVIGNYAIANNLKLKGPGADTGKRVAIIGGGPAGLSAAYQLRRKGHAVTIYDANEKLGGMVLYGIMGYRVDRKVLEAEIARIIELGVETKMGVTIGKEITLEQLEAEYDAVFIGVGAQKGRGLPVPGFDGTPGATNAIDFLKSYEVLGDDIPVGKHVVVIGDGNVAMDVARLALRLGSQASIISGVPREEMACFENEFDDAVKEGTTMYFQTGTAEVLGGESGVTGLRCTKMTKKAKGEEGWNSPIPFLRYKSTDESFVVDADMVVGAIGQATDLSGLGSAANGPWLKVDRNFRIPGREKLFGGGDALKVDLITTAVGHGRKAAASIDAFLKGEAMPEYPYREITKPHKQDLLYFVHTPQAKRSTIEPEVVVGNHDELLLALSPEDALTESKRCMSCGFCFDCKQCVSFCPQEAITRYRDNPAGEKVYTNYSKCVGCHLCSLVCPCGYIQMGMGDGL; the protein is encoded by the coding sequence ATGAATGCAGAATCAAACCCGATTCTCGATTTTGCGACAGAGTACGTCTTCCCTGCCTTCAGCGAACTGACAGGGACCGACAAGATCGTCGCTTTCGGGGATCACAGCCACAAATGCCCGGTCTACGTGCCGCAGACTCCGCCCTGCACGGCGGAGTGCCCGGCAGGCGAGGACATTCGCGGCATCAACCGCTTTCTGAACGGCACCGACCCGTCGGACGATGCGCTGAAATCGGCGTGGGAGACGGCGGTCGAGACCAACCCGTTTCCGGCGATCATGGGCCGCATCTGCCCGCACCCGTGCCAGAGCAAATGCAACCGCGGCGTCCATGACGAAAGCGTGGCCATCAACGCCGTCGAGCAGGTGATCGGCAACTACGCCATCGCAAACAACCTCAAACTCAAAGGCCCCGGCGCTGACACCGGCAAGCGAGTCGCCATCATCGGCGGCGGCCCGGCGGGTCTGTCCGCCGCGTACCAGCTTCGCCGCAAAGGCCACGCCGTCACCATCTACGACGCCAACGAGAAGCTTGGCGGCATGGTGCTCTACGGCATCATGGGCTACCGGGTGGATCGCAAGGTGCTCGAAGCCGAAATCGCCAGAATCATCGAACTCGGCGTCGAGACGAAGATGGGTGTCACCATCGGCAAGGAGATCACGCTCGAACAGCTCGAAGCGGAGTACGACGCAGTGTTCATCGGCGTCGGCGCGCAGAAAGGGCGCGGTCTTCCCGTGCCCGGCTTCGACGGCACGCCCGGCGCGACCAACGCCATCGACTTCCTGAAGAGCTACGAAGTGCTCGGCGACGACATCCCGGTGGGCAAGCACGTGGTGGTGATCGGCGACGGCAACGTGGCGATGGACGTCGCAAGACTTGCCCTGCGCCTCGGCTCGCAAGCCTCGATCATCTCCGGCGTACCACGCGAAGAGATGGCCTGCTTCGAGAACGAATTCGACGACGCCGTAAAAGAGGGCACGACGATGTACTTCCAGACCGGCACCGCAGAGGTGCTCGGCGGCGAGAGCGGCGTCACCGGCCTGCGCTGCACGAAGATGACGAAAAAAGCGAAGGGCGAAGAGGGCTGGAACTCGCCGATTCCGTTCCTGCGCTACAAAAGCACCGACGAGAGCTTCGTCGTCGACGCGGACATGGTGGTGGGGGCCATCGGCCAGGCGACCGACCTGTCAGGCCTCGGCAGCGCAGCCAATGGCCCGTGGCTCAAGGTTGACCGCAACTTCCGCATTCCGGGCCGCGAGAAGCTCTTCGGCGGCGGCGACGCGCTGAAGGTCGATCTCATCACCACCGCCGTGGGGCACGGCCGCAAGGCGGCGGCCTCGATCGACGCCTTCCTCAAGGGCGAGGCGATGCCGGAGTACCCGTACCGCGAAATCACCAAGCCGCACAAGCAGGACTTGCTCTACTTCGTGCACACGCCGCAGGCAAAGCGCAGCACTATCGAGCCGGAGGTGGTGGTGGGCAACCACGACGAACTGCTCTTGGCGCTCAGCCCGGAGGACGCGCTCACCGAATCGAAACGGTGCATGAGCTGCGGCTTCTGCTTCGACTGCAAGCAGTGCGTCTCGTTCTGCCCGCAGGAGGCGATCACGCGCTATCGCGACAACCCGGCAGGCGAAAAAGTGTACACCAACTACTCGAAATGCGTCGGCTGCCACCTCTGCTCCCTGGTCTGCCCCTGCGGCTACATCCAGATGGGCATGGGCGACGGACTGTAA
- the dsrA gene encoding dissimilatory-type sulfite reductase subunit alpha, with translation MDGANDSAVKGSCQCGGGCASAGNGKFLNETPMLDQLESGPWPSFVSGFKELAERTKKPMLRGVLDQLEYSYQTKMGYWKGGLVTVDGYGAGIITRYSMIKDKYPEAAEFHTMRIQPAPGLHYNTAMLRELCDTWEKYGSGIITLHGQTGDIMLQGIEQDKVQECFDELNQNGWDLGGAGAGMRTGVSCIGQGRCENACYDNLKLHLDALKHFSPQVHRPEWNYKLKFKFSGCPNDCTNAIMRSDLAVIGTWRDAIDIDHDEVKAWIAERGVDALVNNVINHCPTKAIMLKDGDIDISTRDCVRCMHCINAMSKALSPGKERGIALLMGGKNTLKVGVNMGSLIVPFMKMESDEDREAFLELIEEIIDWWDDAGLDHERIGETIERVGLKQFLDGVGIEYDINQISRPRDNPYFKAKY, from the coding sequence ATGGATGGTGCTAACGACAGCGCTGTGAAAGGCTCGTGCCAGTGCGGCGGCGGATGCGCGTCGGCCGGTAACGGCAAGTTCCTGAACGAAACGCCGATGCTCGATCAGCTCGAAAGCGGCCCGTGGCCGAGCTTCGTGTCGGGCTTCAAGGAGCTTGCGGAGCGGACGAAAAAACCGATGCTGCGCGGCGTGCTCGACCAGCTCGAATATTCCTATCAGACCAAAATGGGCTACTGGAAAGGCGGCCTCGTCACGGTTGACGGCTATGGCGCGGGCATCATTACGCGCTACTCGATGATCAAGGACAAGTATCCCGAAGCCGCCGAGTTCCACACGATGCGCATCCAGCCCGCACCGGGCCTGCACTACAACACGGCGATGCTGCGCGAGCTGTGCGACACCTGGGAAAAATACGGCAGCGGCATCATCACGCTGCACGGCCAGACCGGCGACATCATGCTGCAGGGCATCGAGCAGGACAAGGTTCAGGAGTGCTTCGACGAGCTGAACCAGAATGGCTGGGATCTCGGCGGCGCGGGCGCTGGCATGCGAACCGGCGTGTCGTGCATCGGCCAGGGTCGCTGCGAGAACGCCTGCTACGACAACCTCAAGCTGCACCTCGACGCGCTCAAGCACTTCTCCCCGCAGGTGCATCGCCCGGAATGGAACTACAAGCTCAAATTCAAATTCTCCGGCTGCCCGAACGACTGCACCAACGCCATCATGCGCTCCGACCTCGCGGTGATCGGCACCTGGCGTGACGCGATCGACATCGACCACGACGAGGTGAAGGCCTGGATCGCCGAGCGCGGCGTCGATGCCCTGGTCAACAACGTCATCAACCACTGCCCGACCAAGGCGATCATGCTCAAGGACGGGGACATCGACATCTCGACGCGCGACTGCGTACGCTGCATGCACTGCATCAACGCCATGTCGAAAGCCCTTTCGCCCGGCAAGGAGCGCGGCATTGCGCTGCTCATGGGCGGCAAGAACACGCTGAAAGTCGGCGTCAACATGGGTTCGCTCATCGTGCCCTTCATGAAGATGGAGTCGGACGAAGATCGCGAAGCCTTCCTCGAACTGATCGAAGAGATCATCGACTGGTGGGACGACGCGGGCCTCGACCACGAGCGCATCGGCGAGACCATCGAGCGCGTGGGTCTGAAACAGTTCCTCGACGGCGTCGGCATCGAGTACGACATCAACCAGATCTCGCGCCCGAGGGACAACCCCTATTTCAAAGCCAAGTACTGA
- a CDS encoding addiction module protein, whose translation MASPKHSTANGDGLDVKLMFLCFVMCIITLKGFFSRRKAKLKAHDRVIEEALTLSADIRLNLIEKLLMSFNQPADEEIDRLWAGNAELRIAQVEEGTVKFVIVEEVFAKPSRKYKFS comes from the coding sequence TTGGCAAGTCCGAAGCACTCTACTGCCAATGGCGATGGTCTTGATGTAAAGCTAATGTTTTTATGTTTTGTAATGTGTATCATAACTCTTAAGGGATTCTTCTCAAGAAGAAAAGCCAAGCTAAAAGCACATGACAGAGTTATTGAAGAGGCTTTAACTCTGTCGGCAGATATTCGCTTGAACCTTATCGAGAAACTTCTGATGAGTTTCAACCAACCCGCCGATGAGGAAATAGATCGTCTTTGGGCGGGAAACGCAGAGCTTCGTATAGCACAGGTTGAGGAAGGAACGGTTAAATTTGTCATTGTCGAGGAGGTCTTTGCCAAGCCGAGTCGAAAATATAAATTTTCTTGA
- the tusD gene encoding sulfurtransferase complex subunit TusD, whose protein sequence is MNIGILLKEGPYNHQAADTAFKFAEAAIAKGHKVDAIFLYNDGVINATRLGDPPQDDRNIAARWTELSQKHGVEVLACIAASKRRGINDEVMIEGGEITGLGTLTDIAIRNDRLLTFGD, encoded by the coding sequence ATGAACATAGGAATTCTGCTCAAGGAGGGACCTTACAACCATCAGGCGGCCGACACGGCGTTCAAGTTCGCCGAGGCGGCAATCGCAAAAGGTCACAAGGTCGATGCCATTTTTCTTTACAATGACGGCGTCATCAACGCGACCAGGCTCGGTGATCCGCCGCAGGATGACCGCAATATCGCCGCTCGCTGGACGGAGCTGAGCCAGAAGCACGGCGTCGAAGTGCTCGCCTGCATCGCGGCCTCGAAGCGCCGCGGCATTAACGACGAGGTGATGATCGAAGGCGGTGAAATCACCGGCCTCGGCACCTTGACTGACATAGCAATCCGCAACGACAGACTTTTAACCTTCGGAGACTGA
- the tusC gene encoding sulfurtransferase complex subunit TusC encodes MSEETDIKKIMHVMRRAPHGSIYTYEGLEMILIMAAYEQDLSVAFIGDGVYALKKNQDTAGIGIKGFSKTFMALDGYDVEKLYVDRQSLEERGLTEDDLVVDVEVMDASEIGRLMTEQDVVIHH; translated from the coding sequence ATGAGTGAAGAAACTGATATCAAGAAGATCATGCATGTGATGCGCCGCGCTCCGCACGGTTCGATCTACACCTATGAAGGGCTTGAAATGATCCTCATCATGGCGGCCTACGAGCAGGATCTCTCCGTCGCATTCATCGGCGATGGCGTCTATGCTCTGAAAAAGAATCAGGATACCGCCGGAATCGGCATCAAGGGATTCTCGAAAACCTTCATGGCTCTCGATGGTTACGATGTGGAAAAACTCTATGTGGACAGGCAGTCTCTCGAAGAGCGGGGTTTGACCGAAGATGACCTGGTGGTCGATGTCGAGGTCATGGATGCCTCGGAGATCGGACGCCTGATGACCGAACAGGATGTCGTCATTCACCATTGA
- the trxB gene encoding thioredoxin-disulfide reductase: MDNEIRDVVIIGTGPAGYTSAIYTGRANLKPLVIDGHQPGGQLMITTDIENFPGFPEGIPGPELMGRMRDQAARFGVEFQFGSVSEADVSRSPFSLTLDNGQEILARTLIIATGANAKWLGIESEEKYRGRGVSACATCDGFFFRNCRVFVVGGGDTAMEEALYLTKFASEVVLVHRRDEFRASKIMSLRASKNEKITTMLNQVVDEILGDDMKVTGIRLKNVKNGELTEHACDGVFMAIGHEPNARLFKGQLDMDDYGYILTKCHSTETSVKGVFACGDVQDYTYRQAVTAVGTGCMAAIEAERFLESIR; encoded by the coding sequence ATGGACAATGAAATCAGGGACGTCGTCATCATCGGAACCGGCCCTGCCGGATATACTTCAGCTATTTACACCGGACGCGCCAATCTCAAACCGCTGGTCATCGACGGGCACCAGCCTGGCGGCCAGCTCATGATCACCACCGACATCGAGAACTTTCCGGGTTTTCCTGAGGGCATTCCCGGCCCGGAGCTTATGGGCCGTATGCGTGACCAGGCAGCGCGTTTCGGCGTCGAGTTCCAGTTCGGCAGCGTCAGCGAAGCCGACGTGTCACGCAGCCCCTTCAGCCTTACTCTCGACAACGGCCAGGAGATTCTCGCCCGAACGCTCATCATTGCCACCGGCGCGAATGCCAAGTGGCTCGGCATCGAGTCGGAGGAGAAGTATCGCGGTCGCGGCGTTTCGGCCTGCGCCACCTGCGACGGCTTTTTCTTCCGCAACTGTCGCGTGTTCGTGGTCGGTGGCGGCGATACGGCGATGGAAGAGGCGCTCTACCTCACCAAGTTCGCCTCCGAGGTTGTGCTGGTGCATCGCCGCGACGAGTTCCGCGCCTCCAAGATCATGAGCCTGCGGGCCAGCAAGAACGAAAAGATCACCACCATGCTCAACCAGGTGGTGGACGAGATTCTCGGAGACGATATGAAAGTGACCGGTATCAGGCTGAAGAACGTCAAGAACGGCGAGCTGACTGAGCACGCCTGCGATGGCGTCTTCATGGCCATCGGCCACGAGCCGAACGCCAGACTGTTCAAGGGGCAGCTCGACATGGACGATTACGGCTACATCCTGACGAAGTGTCACTCCACGGAAACGAGCGTCAAAGGCGTTTTCGCCTGTGGCGACGTGCAGGACTACACCTACCGCCAGGCCGTCACCGCCGTCGGCACCGGCTGCATGGCCGCCATCGAAGCCGAAAGATTTCTCGAATCGATCCGCTGA
- a CDS encoding sulfurtransferase TusA family protein, producing the protein MSGIASDLELNCEGLNCPLPILKTKKAIDGLQSGQVLKMIATDPGSVNDMASWAKRTGNDLVGHTEEGGKHTFYIKKK; encoded by the coding sequence ATGAGCGGAATCGCAAGCGATCTGGAGCTGAACTGTGAAGGCCTGAACTGCCCTTTACCGATCCTCAAGACAAAGAAAGCCATTGACGGTTTGCAGAGTGGTCAGGTGCTGAAAATGATCGCCACGGATCCCGGTTCAGTCAACGACATGGCCTCATGGGCGAAGCGTACCGGCAATGATCTGGTCGGGCATACCGAAGAGGGGGGCAAGCATACCTTCTATATCAAGAAGAAATGA
- a CDS encoding rhodanese-like domain-containing protein, with the protein MVRFIELIRNCLSDVKEILPWTLVDRLKENPGLLLLDVREPNEFDAMHISGSLNVPRGILESACEWDFEETEPELVNARNREIVVVCRSGHRSILAAHSLHVLGYENVVSLKSGLRGWNDYEEPLVNSAGETVDPDFADGYFTAKLRPDQMRPKTGV; encoded by the coding sequence ATGGTGCGTTTTATAGAGTTGATCCGCAACTGCCTTTCGGATGTGAAGGAGATTCTGCCGTGGACTCTCGTGGATCGACTCAAAGAGAATCCCGGCCTGCTTCTTCTCGATGTTCGCGAGCCGAACGAGTTCGATGCCATGCACATCTCCGGCTCGCTTAACGTGCCGCGCGGCATACTCGAGTCAGCCTGCGAATGGGATTTCGAGGAGACCGAGCCGGAGCTGGTCAATGCGAGAAATCGCGAAATCGTGGTGGTCTGCCGTTCGGGCCATCGCAGCATTCTCGCCGCCCACTCGCTGCATGTGCTGGGGTATGAAAACGTGGTTTCGCTCAAATCGGGCCTGCGCGGCTGGAACGACTACGAAGAGCCTCTGGTCAACAGCGCGGGGGAGACGGTCGATCCCGATTTTGCGGACGGTTACTTTACCGCCAAGCTTCGTCCAGATCAGATGCGCCCGAAGACAGGCGTATAA